In Gemmobacter sp. 24YEA27, a genomic segment contains:
- a CDS encoding CAP domain-containing protein, protein MNRRAFLALGPALLLAACVGAGTEPVQLGADGKPLPRIYRITPAIAEQIPYRFLDSVNTMRRAKGAQPLAFSAALNAAAETHSRDMSVQNRPWHFGSDGSSPLTRVQRAGYNGRLLGENISETYQTELETLSVWMAAKDQRDVILDPNAREAGFAWYQEEGGKIWWTLVTGG, encoded by the coding sequence ATGAACAGACGAGCATTCCTGGCCCTGGGGCCGGCACTTCTGCTGGCGGCATGTGTGGGGGCGGGAACCGAACCGGTGCAGCTTGGTGCGGATGGCAAACCGCTGCCGCGCATCTATCGCATCACCCCGGCCATTGCCGAACAGATCCCTTATCGCTTCCTCGACAGCGTCAATACGATGCGCCGGGCAAAGGGCGCACAGCCTCTGGCCTTCAGCGCGGCGCTGAATGCGGCGGCAGAGACCCATTCGCGCGATATGTCGGTGCAGAACCGCCCCTGGCATTTCGGCTCTGACGGCTCTTCGCCGCTGACGCGGGTGCAGCGTGCGGGCTATAACGGGCGGCTTTTGGGCGAGAATATCTCTGAGACCTATCAGACCGAGCTTGAGACGCTTTCGGTCTGGATGGCGGCCAAGGACCAGCGCGATGTGATTCTCGATCCGAATGCGCGCGAGGCGGGCTTCGCCTGGTATCAGGAAGAGGGCGGCAAGATCTGGTGGACCCTGGTCACCGGCGGCTGA
- a CDS encoding L,D-transpeptidase family protein — MRAFRLLIILALAVTLAACGKKDTKFRTYKGPEVTSVVIKKTDRIMYLLHNEKVLKKYDVGLGFAPVGHKQFEGDGKTPEGTYYMTFKNPNSRYHLSLYVNYPNVIDKEFALLQNKKPGGEIFIHGGPRNKVSVRDWTEGCIAVTDDQIEEVYSMVNLGTPIHILP; from the coding sequence ATGCGGGCATTCAGACTTCTTATTATCCTGGCGCTTGCGGTGACGCTGGCAGCCTGTGGCAAGAAGGATACCAAATTCCGGACCTATAAGGGCCCGGAGGTCACTTCGGTCGTCATCAAGAAGACCGACCGAATCATGTATCTTCTGCACAATGAAAAAGTGCTGAAGAAATATGATGTGGGCCTAGGTTTCGCACCGGTCGGCCACAAGCAGTTCGAAGGGGACGGCAAGACGCCCGAAGGCACCTATTACATGACCTTCAAGAACCCGAATTCGCGCTATCACCTGTCGCTTTACGTGAATTACCCCAATGTCATCGACAAGGAATTCGCGCTTTTGCAGAATAAAAAGCCTGGCGGTGAGATCTTCATCCATGGCGGGCCGCGCAACAAAGTCTCGGTGCGGGACTGGACCGAAGGCTGTATCGCCGTGACCGATGATCAGATCGAAGAGGTCTATTCTATGGTCAACCTGGGCACGCCGATCCACATTCTGCCCTGA
- a CDS encoding class I SAM-dependent RNA methyltransferase, with the protein MGETVRLVIDRLGHLGDAIASGPDGAVFVAGMLPGEEVEGILQGDRLTGARIVTPSPARVKPPCPHAKSCGGCQLQHASDDFVAGWKRDVVAQSLRLQGIEAPLLPGVVTSPPATRRRATLSGRRTKGGVQLGFHVKGQELIIPVPGCKLLHPDLMATLPALEALVQFGGSRTSEIQLQVTQSLAGPDVVVTGGKVLDGPAQMELARIAERFSIARLTWDKDIISQREAPVIRLGTARVEFPPGAFLQATFQGEAALVSAVKTAVGGAKRIADLFCGLGTFALPLAAEAAIHAVEGHPALTGALEKAARNTPGLKKITTETRDLFRRPLETDELKGFDAVVIDPPRAGAEAQCQRLAASEVPVIAMVSCNPVTFARDAKILIAAGYQLDHVQVVDQFRWSVHIELAARFSR; encoded by the coding sequence ATGGGTGAAACGGTTCGGCTGGTCATTGACCGGCTGGGGCATCTGGGCGACGCGATTGCGTCTGGCCCGGATGGTGCGGTGTTTGTTGCCGGGATGCTGCCCGGCGAAGAGGTCGAAGGCATATTGCAGGGCGACCGTCTGACCGGCGCGCGAATCGTGACGCCCTCGCCTGCGCGTGTAAAACCGCCCTGTCCGCATGCGAAAAGCTGCGGTGGCTGTCAGCTGCAACATGCCTCGGACGATTTCGTCGCCGGCTGGAAACGCGATGTGGTTGCCCAGTCGCTGCGCCTGCAGGGGATCGAGGCGCCGCTTTTGCCCGGGGTTGTGACCTCGCCACCGGCCACACGGCGGCGCGCAACCCTGTCGGGGCGGCGCACCAAAGGCGGTGTGCAGCTTGGGTTTCACGTCAAGGGCCAGGAGCTGATCATCCCGGTTCCGGGCTGCAAACTGCTGCATCCCGACCTGATGGCCACCCTGCCCGCGCTGGAGGCGCTGGTGCAGTTCGGGGGCTCGCGCACATCCGAGATCCAGCTTCAGGTAACGCAAAGCCTCGCGGGGCCGGATGTGGTTGTGACCGGCGGCAAGGTACTGGATGGCCCGGCCCAGATGGAGCTTGCGCGGATTGCCGAGCGGTTCTCCATCGCGCGGCTGACCTGGGACAAAGACATCATCTCGCAACGCGAGGCCCCGGTGATCCGGCTGGGCACGGCGCGGGTCGAATTCCCCCCCGGCGCCTTTTTGCAGGCGACATTCCAGGGTGAGGCGGCACTGGTCAGCGCGGTGAAAACCGCCGTCGGGGGCGCGAAGCGCATCGCGGATCTGTTCTGCGGGCTTGGCACTTTCGCCCTGCCGCTGGCGGCAGAGGCTGCGATTCATGCGGTCGAGGGCCACCCTGCCCTCACGGGTGCGCTTGAAAAAGCCGCGCGCAACACGCCGGGGCTGAAGAAAATCACCACCGAGACGCGCGACCTCTTCCGCCGCCCGCTTGAGACCGATGAACTGAAGGGCTTTGACGCGGTGGTGATCGACCCGCCCCGTGCCGGAGCCGAGGCGCAATGTCAGCGGCTTGCCGCATCAGAGGTGCCGGTGATCGCGATGGTGTCCTGCAACCCCGTCACCTTCGCGCGCGATGCAAAGATCCTGATCGCGGCGGGCTACCAGCTCGACCATGTTCAGGTCGTCGACCAGTTCCGCTGGTCGGTTCATATCGAACTGGCCGCCCGCTTTTCGCGTTGA